GAACGGCCTAAGAACACACAGTGACTGGTCAGCGTGCCTCGTTGCCAGATTTTTCGAAGAGACGAGAGAACACGATCCGCTCGGCCTTGCGAAGGTGCTGGTTGAACGTCTGTCGCGTCACCCCGATCCGGTCTGCCAGCACGTCGCCCGTACTTGCTCTCGGAATGTCGAAGTAACCGCCGTAGTACGCCGCCTGCAGCGCCGCGAACTGTCGGTCCGTGAGCGCGTCCTCGACGATATCGTACAGGAGACGCGGCGAGTAGACGAACTCCTCGGAAAGCAGTTCGACGTCCGGATAGATGCGACGAGCGGCCGCGACCGCATCTCGGGGGTCGACGTCCCCCGGGAGTTCACCGAGGAATCGAACGGCGTCGCCGTCCAGGACGATCGCTCTAACCCGCCCTCCGAGCACGTCGAATGCGATGGGGACGGTGTCGGAATCGGTGTGCATCTCGACTCGACAGCGGTCGTCGACGGAACTGAGCAGTCGGACGCTACGAACCCGGTCGTGCTGTTCGAGGACGTCGACGGCCGACTTCGCAGGGAGACCGACGATCGTCACGTACTGCAGAGCACTCCCGTCGGGACGGCCGACGACCGAGTCCACGGTGATGCGAATATCTCGGTCGGCGGCGTCGAACCCCGACGGGACGACTCGTCTGGAAGTGAGGATGAGCGATCGGACGTGCTCGCTCGTCAGCTTCTCCTCGCGGCGTTTCAGGGCCGTCGCGTCTTCGAGACCGACGACGACGCAATCGACCTCGCCCTCGGCGTCGAGCACCGGTGCCGAATTGCTCGACAGCCACCGCTCCGTTCCGTCCGGGAGTTCGAGCCAGTGTTCGAACCCGTAAACTGGTTTCCCCGTCGCCAGAACCTGTGTGACGGGGTGTTCGTCGGGAAGAATCGGTGTGCCGTCGTCGTACGTGATGTGCCACTCGGGCTGAGTGTACGTCCGGCTCGTGATCTCGTCGCGCGTGAGCCCGAGCATGTTTTCTGCCCGTCCGTTCGCAAGCGCAATTGTGCCCGACGGTTCGACCACGACGATTCCGACGGGACTCGTTTCGAGGATTCGATCGAGGAGGTCGCTGTTCCGGGTATCCCCGTTGCGTGCGTCCGTCTCGTCTGTCTCTCCGTCGGTGATCGAGGCGCGGCCGACAGCAGTGCGAGCGGCCGGGGGACGCCACCACACTCGAGCACACGCGCCGACTTTCTTCGTACGTAGTTCGCCCTCGGTGGCGAGCGCCTCGAGCCTGTTGTACGCAGTTCGGCGGGCACATCCCGCCGCGTCTGCGACCTCGGTCGCCGTGAGCGGTTCGTACTGGTCCGTGCGTCGTTCGAACACCTCGAGAATGCCGTCGTCGGAAAGTCCCCGTACCCTGTCCATGCCACGTCTTCGACTCGACGAGAGATAGCGCTTCCGCAGCGGTATCCGCGTCTTCACGCCTGCATTCGTCCGAAAAGCAGTGCGGACGGAACGTGAACGTCCATTTTCACGGCGATCGAACGAAGTCGGTCGGCGATCCGTCTCACACTCGAGAGCTCCTCACGGAAGCTCGAACTTCGAGTCGCGTTTCGTCACGACGACGTCCTCGAGGACGAGCACGTCGAGACCCATCCCGAAGAAGTCCTTGAGCGCCCCGGTCGGCGTGGTGACGATCGGTTCGGCGTGGTCGTTGAACGACGTGTTGAGGAGGACGGGAACGCCGGTCACGGTCTCGAACTCGCGGAGTAACCGGTAGTATCTGGGATTCTGTTCCTCGCGAACGGTCTGGGGTCGGGTGGTGTCGTCTGCGGGGTGGAGAACCGCACCTAGCTCGTCGCGTTTCTCGGGCGCCACGTCGAACGTGTCGATCATATATGGGCTCGCTATCGCGTTCTCGAGGTACTCGTCGGCCGCCGATTCGACCATCGACGGCGCGAACGGTCGCCACTCCTCGCGGTGTTTGACGAAGCGATTCACCCGGTCGCGGGACGTCTCGGTTCGCGGATCGGCGAGGATGCTCCGGTTGCCGAGCGCTCGCGGCCCCAGCTCGAGTCGGCCCTGGAACCAGCCGACGAGCGCGCCGTCCGCGAGCAGTTCGGCGACCCGTCGCTCGAGGTTGGCAGGTTCGGCGTAGTCGACCTTGTTCGTCTCGAGCAGTTCCCGGACGTCGTCGGTCTCGTACTCGGGCCCCCAGTAGACGTTCGTCAGCGGGTCGACCTCGTCCGGACGGTAGTCGATCCACCCCCCGCCGAGTGCGAGTCCGGCGTCGTGGGCGACGGGCTGGACGAACACGTCGTCGACGGCCGGCGATTCCCGGACACACTTGTTCAATTTGCAGTTGAGCGCGACCCCGCCCGCGAGACCGACGTTGCCGGTCCCGATTCGATCGACGTACTCGTCGACGATGGCCGTGACGGACTCCTCGAGGAGTTTCTGTGCCGTGTGCGCGAGGTCCTTCTCGAACTGGTCGAACTCCTCGGTCGTCGTCGAACGCGGTCGATCGAACAGGTCCTCGAGTGCCTTCACGCCGTGTTCGGTTCCCCAGCGGCCGGTGATCGGCGTCACGTCGTAGTCGACGCCGGTGTCGATACTGCGTCGGAGCCGACGCTCGATCCCGGGGTTGTCCTCGCCGTAGGGTTCGTAACTGTTTCTGAATTCCGAATCTTTAAGCAGTAATAAATGGTGATTAGCAACAACACGATGCCACGGTCGTACGCCATCGGCGAGTTCGCGGAGGAACTTGGCGTCCACCCCGAAACTGTCAAACGGTGGTGTCGAAACGGCGACCTTGACTACACACGCACGCCCGGCGGCGACCGACGCATCCCACACCGTGAACTCCTCCGCCTCGCTGGTGATGCTCGCCCCCGCGACCACGTCGCGCTCTACGCCCGCGTCTCCAGTCACGGACAGAAAGACAACGGCGACCTTGATCGGCAACTCGACCGTCTTCGAGACCACGCTCACGACAACGGATGGACGGTCGAAACCACCTACACAGACGTCGGCAGCGGTCTCGACCAACTCCTCGACGACGTACAAGACAGCGACTACGGCCGCGTCCTCGTCACCTACGAGGACAGACTCACCCGCTTTGGCTTCTCCTACCTCGAACGCCTTCTCGACCACCACGGCGTCACCATCACCGTCATCGAAGACGAGACGGACAAAACCGCACAGGAAGAACTCGTCGACGACCTCATCAAGCTCGTCGCCAGCTTCTCCAGCAAGCTCTACGGAATGCGATCCAGCAAAAAACAACAGGTCGTCAACGCCGTCGAATCCGAGGTGAACCCCGATGACTGACCACCTCTCGCTGCCCCTCCGACTGCCGGAGACACACCACGACGCACACGAACGGTTAGACGAGTTCGTCCAACACGTCGCCACCCGCATCCTCCACCTCCGCTGGACGCCGGAATACCTCGACGACATCCACGACGCCGACTATCAGGCGTGGACGTACTTCGACGAACACCAACCATTCGAAGAACTCGACGACCACGCCCTCTACCACTCCATCCACCACGGTGAAGATCCGCCGGCGGATTTCGAACTGTACGTACCGTCACGTATCCGGCGATGCATCCTACAGAAAGTCGGAGAAACCCTGCGGAGCCACGCCGATCGCCGCGACGCCTTCTACGCCATCCAGCGCGTCCTCCCCACGCACAAAATCCGCCGAATACACCGTCGCCGCATCAAAGAAGAACTGTGGGAGGACGGCGAGTACCTCTCCGGGGGCTACGTTGATGTTCTCATCGACCAACTCAACACGTACTACGACCGCCACGGAAGGTATCCGGACACGTATTTCGAGTTGCAAGACCCGCCGGAGTACAGCAACGGCGCGTTGCCGTACTCGGCGGACGACGGCCCCACGAGCGGCCAAGCCGT
Above is a genomic segment from Natribaculum luteum containing:
- a CDS encoding bacterio-opsin activator domain-containing protein, with translation MDRVRGLSDDGILEVFERRTDQYEPLTATEVADAAGCARRTAYNRLEALATEGELRTKKVGACARVWWRPPAARTAVGRASITDGETDETDARNGDTRNSDLLDRILETSPVGIVVVEPSGTIALANGRAENMLGLTRDEITSRTYTQPEWHITYDDGTPILPDEHPVTQVLATGKPVYGFEHWLELPDGTERWLSSNSAPVLDAEGEVDCVVVGLEDATALKRREEKLTSEHVRSLILTSRRVVPSGFDAADRDIRITVDSVVGRPDGSALQYVTIVGLPAKSAVDVLEQHDRVRSVRLLSSVDDRCRVEMHTDSDTVPIAFDVLGGRVRAIVLDGDAVRFLGELPGDVDPRDAVAAARRIYPDVELLSEEFVYSPRLLYDIVEDALTDRQFAALQAAYYGGYFDIPRASTGDVLADRIGVTRQTFNQHLRKAERIVFSRLFEKSGNEAR
- a CDS encoding IS607 family transposase, which produces MPRSYAIGEFAEELGVHPETVKRWCRNGDLDYTRTPGGDRRIPHRELLRLAGDARPRDHVALYARVSSHGQKDNGDLDRQLDRLRDHAHDNGWTVETTYTDVGSGLDQLLDDVQDSDYGRVLVTYEDRLTRFGFSYLERLLDHHGVTITVIEDETDKTAQEELVDDLIKLVASFSSKLYGMRSSKKQQVVNAVESEVNPDD